One part of the Bdellovibrio sp. KM01 genome encodes these proteins:
- a CDS encoding PhoH family protein, protein MPQVPFVFLRVPRGALTTEGCLSKAKRRKVVVDTNVILFDAQAIMRFGEADVHIPISVIEEVDRFKRDQGENGRNARQFSRFIDVLRGKGSLASGVQIDNSETMVYINTDYMLAGMPAEMDAQKADNRILNTALALQKQHPRYKVELITKDINLRIKADVYGVIATDYDANDINRDDLYEGYQEIAITPAQIDAFYKEKRFETDVKLLANQYVIMKDSSNPNHSAIGRYSLAEKAVVPLMQAADSIWGIHARNVEQAFALDCLLNDEIMFVSLVGKAGTGKTLMAIAAGLHKTLDQGQFQRLLVSRPIFPMGRDIGYLPGDIEQKLNPWMQPIFDNVEFLMGADKKAAGRAQELINQGMLNIEPLTYIRGRSIPKQYLIVDEAQNLTPHEIKTIVTRAGQGTKVVLTGDVYQIDNPYVDSANSGLTYAVERFKGHAIAAHVTLTKGERSPLAELAANIL, encoded by the coding sequence ATGCCGCAAGTCCCATTTGTCTTTTTAAGAGTCCCACGCGGGGCTCTAACTACGGAGGGTTGTTTGAGCAAAGCTAAACGCAGAAAAGTTGTTGTCGATACCAATGTAATCCTGTTCGACGCCCAGGCCATCATGCGCTTTGGAGAAGCAGACGTTCACATTCCTATCTCCGTTATCGAAGAAGTAGACAGATTTAAAAGAGACCAAGGTGAGAACGGTCGAAATGCCCGTCAATTCAGCCGCTTTATCGACGTACTTCGTGGTAAGGGCTCTTTGGCAAGTGGTGTTCAGATCGATAACTCTGAAACCATGGTTTACATCAACACGGACTACATGCTTGCAGGTATGCCGGCAGAGATGGATGCTCAAAAAGCTGACAACCGTATCTTGAATACGGCTCTGGCACTTCAAAAACAACATCCTCGCTATAAAGTTGAATTGATTACGAAAGATATCAATCTTCGTATCAAAGCTGACGTTTATGGTGTGATCGCAACTGACTACGACGCAAACGATATCAACCGTGATGACTTGTACGAAGGTTATCAAGAGATCGCTATCACTCCGGCGCAAATCGATGCTTTCTATAAAGAAAAACGTTTCGAAACAGACGTAAAGCTTTTGGCGAATCAATACGTGATCATGAAGGATTCATCGAATCCAAATCATTCAGCGATAGGTCGTTACAGCCTGGCTGAAAAAGCAGTTGTTCCCTTGATGCAAGCGGCTGACTCTATCTGGGGTATTCATGCTCGCAATGTGGAGCAGGCTTTCGCTTTGGATTGCCTGTTGAACGATGAAATCATGTTCGTATCTTTGGTGGGTAAAGCCGGTACGGGTAAAACTTTGATGGCGATCGCCGCAGGTCTTCATAAAACTCTGGATCAAGGGCAATTCCAAAGACTTCTGGTATCTCGTCCGATCTTCCCCATGGGTCGCGACATCGGTTACCTTCCTGGTGACATCGAGCAGAAACTGAATCCTTGGATGCAACCAATTTTCGATAACGTAGAGTTTCTGATGGGTGCGGACAAAAAAGCAGCTGGTCGTGCTCAGGAATTAATCAATCAGGGGATGCTAAACATTGAGCCGCTGACTTATATTCGCGGTCGCAGCATTCCAAAACAATACCTGATCGTGGATGAAGCTCAAAACTTGACTCCGCACGAGATCAAGACAATTGTTACGCGTGCCGGTCAGGGGACAAAAGTAGTCCTAACTGGTGACGTTTATCAGATTGATAACCCTTACGTGGATTCAGCGAACAGCGGTCTAACGTATGCGGTTGAAAGATTTAAAGGCCATGCAATTGCGGCACACGTAACACTGACTAAAGGTGAACGTTCGCCACTTGCAGAATTGGCAGCGAATATTTTGTAG